CGATCGCCTGCTGTTGATCTGGATCATCATCATGTTTCTCTTGCAGCTCGTGATCTACAAGAAGAAGCTCCAGGGACCCTTTACCGTCGACATCCTGATCATCGTCCACACCGTCTACATCTTCGTGAGCATGATATTCTCGCGGCCGGACGCTTTCCCCGCCTGGCTCATGAGCAGTCTGGTACCCTTGTTCGCATACCTGTACGGCAGGCACATCATCAAGGCGGACAGTCAGTTACGCACAATATTCATTTTCTGTCTGGGGCTTTCCGTCTATTATTACATCACCGCGATCGGTGAACATTTCGGCTGGAGTCAGCTGGTCTGGCCCAAGGCCATTCTCGACCCGACAGTCGGCCAGTTGTGGCACCCGGGTCGTGCGCGCGGACCGGTAATGCATCCGCCCCTGTTCGGCCAGTTGATCGCCATGTTCATACCCGTCTATTTCATATTTCTGACCCGCAAGACGAGCTTGTTTGCCAAGGCTCTCCTCGCCCTCTCTTTTGTTTGCAGTCTCGTCGCTTTGCTTCTCGCCTATACGCGAGGACCATGGCTCGCTGCGTCGATCTCGTTCCTGGTCCTGGGATTGTTGAGACCCAAGTTCAGGAAGACGCTCATCGTGCTGACCCTCGTCGGCCTGTTGGTCGCCACGCTGGGGTTGTTCCGACTCGCCAACAGCGATTTTCTACAGGAACGCTTAGACGATTCGGGGACCACCGAGAATCGTTACGCATTCTTCCTCATGAGTGCGAAAATGATCGCGGACCACCCGTTGTTCGGTGTAGGGTATTTTACGGCGAAGAATAAACACTGGCTGTACAACCAGGGAGGGTACATCCCCTTCATCGGCTATATCAGCAAGCGAGCCGGTCGAAACACGGTCCCTCATGATATAT
The window above is part of the bacterium genome. Proteins encoded here:
- a CDS encoding O-antigen ligase family protein produces the protein MSEFEARARHSVWGDSIVLSLLVSFSALASYFVLTWLGLLYFVVVLGGVIGVFLLFKISTRDLSIAMVLWFLSMSGFQYSVRLAMPGLPDLSIDRLLLIWIIIMFLLQLVIYKKKLQGPFTVDILIIVHTVYIFVSMIFSRPDAFPAWLMSSLVPLFAYLYGRHIIKADSQLRTIFIFCLGLSVYYYITAIGEHFGWSQLVWPKAILDPTVGQLWHPGRARGPVMHPPLFGQLIAMFIPVYFIFLTRKTSLFAKALLALSFVCSLVALLLAYTRGPWLAASISFLVLGLLRPKFRKTLIVLTLVGLLVATLGLFRLANSDFLQERLDDSGTTENRYAFFLMSAKMIADHPLFGVGYFTAKNKHWLYNQGGYIPFIGYISKRAGRNTVPHDIYLGRAADEGLISISLLLAMGVLVGKEFVRKWRIDPGGRWFNRDTMTVMAAIAACYMVGGMVIDYRYFDLINVIAYLIMGVIYGYPIEPKHGPGYSVHA